The following DNA comes from Miscanthus floridulus cultivar M001 chromosome 5, ASM1932011v1, whole genome shotgun sequence.
AAGTATAGCTTGCAAATCGAGGCGATTGTGAAACACCTACTTCAATAAAACACTAATAAAGGCATAGATTTGATAGAATCATAGAACGACACGCGAGTGGAACGGATGTGAAGACTAGTTAAGTTATACTAGCTAGGGATGAACAACATCATAAGTGCACACGGTGAGGGCCACCTTGCTAGTTACTATAATATATCCACCGCCATatctttttttttatataatagaAGATTTAAAGTTTTCAAGGAACATATATCGAGGTGACACAAATTCTTGAAACTAGTTTCGGACCTCTACTCAAGACAAGAGCACACAACTTTAGTACTAAAAAAGACCCGACATATTTTAGTGACTATCAATCATAATACTAGACCACCACCCATGTGTCCATAAAACTAACAATCTAGTGATTATCAATTCTAAGACTAGATTGCCACCTATGTGCCTTGGAAAAAAAAAGCCATTGATTGTCCGCACTAATTACATGAAGTTGTCATACTAACTCCTGACTCCTGACTAGTGACCTTGTACCGAGCTAATGGATAATTGTGTAAACAACCTGCAAGGGATATTTTTCTTTGAAATACCACATCATTTCTGTTTAACCATAGTGACCAATAAGAAATGGAAACTCCTAGCAGCACTAGCGGATTTATTTCTTTAGGAATACCCATAATAAAAATCTCAAACATTTGAGGTACACTACAAGGTTTAGATAAACCGAGCGCCACTTGGGTTGTGAGCCAACCGCGTGGGCAAAACAACATTTGAAGGACAAGTGCCTAGTTGTCTTATTTTCGTGACAATAAAAGCAGTGTATTTTGTTTCCTTGCCATTTGTGTTTAGCTAGTCTATCTTTTTCGTTAAAACTACACCCCCGCGTAGGCTTAATAGAAAATTCTTAATTTTTATTAGTGGGGCCTTTAGATTCcatatctttttttttaaattgGGATATCCATTTGTATTAGCGGTTGATAAAGAGATTTCATCGAGGTTATCCATTCATGTGAGATTCTAATGAAACTCATCTTGATCAGACAGTTAAATCTTAGCATTGTGTGGTAATAATCCATTCCATGGTATTCCCTTTATTCCAAAATAAACCAACTCCTAGAATCACCCTAAGTCAAACTTTCTTGAGTTAGGGCAATTTTATAGTGAAGAATAATAATATTCATGACACCAAATAAGTAGATAATGAAAATATGTTTCACGGTGCATCTAGTGATACTAATTTGATGACATAAATATTGGTATtcttttttataaatttggttaaacataAAATACAGACTTAGAACAATTgtaaaagttgatttatttttagGACGGAGTGATTCAGATCCCAATGCCATATCAAATAATTTGTATTATATTTTGATATAAATGTACCCATACCATTACAAATGTTCAATGTTGCTGCACACTAGCTAGTCTCTATGACTAGTGAACTAACAATTGTTTAGATTTTTAAGGGCTAGTATTAGCCAACCAGTTGTTTGTTTTTATGGCGGATCTAAACAGGGGCTAAGTAATTGACAGCCAAAGTTTGGATATTTTGACTCATGCGCACAACCTCAAACGTACGTCATTCTTAGCTAGCCTCATGAATCAAATACACTACTGTTTCCTGTCATTTGTATACTAGTACTGCCTTTTCTCCAAAAGGAATATCACAGCATCTCTTGTGTTTAAACAAGAATAACATCATGCATCTTTCGGCCATTTAGCCACTAACCAACACTTGAAATACAGGCGGCTAGAGGGTACGATGCTCCCACTCTCCCACACCCGCAACCACTCCTACCTTCGAATCACGCAAGCGAAAACCGAATGGGAAACTTAACAATGATCTTGACACATGCACGCGAGAGTGACAAGTGCTATTCCAAATTTGCAAACGCGCCGAGGGACGAAGGACCTAGTAACACCCACCCACCTACACAGTGAGTGACTAGCTATAGCCTAGCGTGGAGGACCATGCCTCACCACGAGGCACCAGCATTGGAACATACACTCGCTCATCTTTCGTTTTCCAAACCGAGAACCCATGAACGCGCGTCACACGCCTCCATTCCACTAGCAAATACGTATTGAAAAAGGGTGTGTCTCCACGGCAGTTGTCTGAGATTTTGCATAAGCTTCAGTCATCTTCAACCTCttgcttcgccgagtgccccgaGCTAGCCAGCCCTTGGTGGCGTCCTGCCTCGTCGTGTAAGTGTGCAACTGCAGCCGCAAAAGCATCGCTTGCTGACCCGCGCGTCGGGCCGCCGGCCCTTCCTTGCTTGCTTGACCTGGCTATACCTACCTGCCTGTGCGCCCTGGACTGCACCGCACAGGAACCCCCGATGTGCAAGCGCCCCTGAGCTATCTAGCGGCGTTAGTGGACCGGCACGCGGTGCCTGGCTGGCTGGGAGAGATCGCCGGCCGGCCGGTGCCTGGCTGGGCACAGCGTCGAAGTTAATTAGTCAATCGTTCATCTTCTTTATGAGCCAGTCGATAGACGGATAAGCAGATTATTAGATAACTGTGCatgagtatttctcattgaaaAAACACACTCCGTCccactagtactagtactagtaccaCTACTACGAGCTAGCACAACAACGAGTGGAGCAGGCCGGAGAGCACTGCGCGCGCGCTGCAAAGTCCGCGAGGCGAAGAAGCGTAGCGCAGTACTCCTATCCTACTACTCCCAAACCCCTATAAAACCTCATCCACAGTAAAACCCCGAGCACTTGTCATCGCACGGTAAAAAAAAACGCAGCcccgcacgcgcgcgcgcgcacacacacacccgTCCGGCGTCGTTCGGCCAGCAGACTCGCTCCAACTCCGAGCAAGGGCGGCGTGCGCGCGCGATGGACATGGACGACGACATGGCGCGGCAGCAAGAAGAACAACAAGGCCGCGCTCGCGCGGCGTGGGTCCCCGGCGCGGTCATCGTCGGCGCGGGCCCGTCGGGTCTGGCAGCGGCCGCGTGCCTGGCGGCGCGCGGCGTGCCGGCCACGGTGCTGGAGATGTCGGACTCGCTGGCGTCCACGTGGCGCCACCGCACCTACGACCGGCTGACGCTCCACCTCCCGAAGCGCTTCTGCGAGCTGCCGCTGCTCCCGTTCCCGCGCGGGTACCCGGCGTACCCGTCCAAGGACCAGTTCGTGGCGTACCTGGAGTCGTACGCCGCGGCGGCGGGCGTGGCCCCGCGGTTCGGGTGCCGCGTCGAGGAGGCCGCGTTCGACGCGGGCGCGGGGGCGTGGGCGGTGCGCCTGGCGGGGAGCGGGGAGCTGCTCCTGGCGCGGTGGCTGGTGGTGGCCACGGGGGAGAACGCGGTGCCGCGCGTGCCGGACCTGCCCGGCGCGCCGCGGTTCGCCGGGCGCGTCCTGCACACGTGCGACTACAAGTCCGGGGAGGAGTTCGCGGGCAAGAAGGTGCTGGTGGTGGGCTGCGGCAACTCCGGCATGGAGGTCAGCCTGGATTTGCGCCGGCATGGCGCCACACCCTCGCTGGTGGTGCGCAACACGGTAAGTAACTAACTAATGATCCGCCCCGCCGCGCACACTTACATTTTTGGCCGTGCTTACTTACTCCTACTAGAGCGGCGGACCTATTACCACTCATTGCTAGGGACCCGTTGTCTTGCTTTGGACAGCCAAAGTACAAGTGCTGCTGCGAGTTTTGTGCCATCCTGCTTTCCCCTTGGATGATTGTTGTTTTTATTGTGCGCGTCGCGCTTGGTTTTGGGGCATGCTAGCTGCTTCAAGCTTCATCGTGCATGGTCATATTTGGCGACGCTAAGCATAATTAGACCTACTAACATGTACGGTGTTTGGGATGTCTCTGTCTTGTCGTCCCATGTCGTTGTCAGCACCCACCCATAACACAGTACTGGCCGCTTGCTCTGTTTCTTCTTCCATGGAGTACTTCTATGACGATGGATACTTGTGCTCGCGCATTGCAGGTTCATGTGCTACCGAGGGAGATGCTGGGTCTCTCCACGTTCGGCATCGCCATGGCGCTGCTGAAGCTGCTCCCCGTGCAGGTGGTGGACCGGATCCTgctggcggcggcgcggctggCGCTGGGCGACACGGGCAAGCTCGGGCTGAGGCGTCCCAAGACGGGCCCCATCGAGCTGAAGAACCTCACGGGCAGGACCCCAGTGCTGGACGTCGGGACGCTAGGCCACATCAAAACCGGCAAAATTAAGGTTAGTAGTGCCAGCCAGCCTGCTTTCACCAAAGAGGAGAGCAAGCAGCGGCAGTTGTAGAAAATTACACATGATGATGACCGGTCAAACACCGTGGGAATTTGAGCCCCCGGGCCGGGGACGCCGTGGGCCAGTGCCTCCTCATCTGGCAATGGCAGCCCGGAGTTAAGGCTCACTCACGCACACATTTCTGAGTTTTATTTCCACCCTGAAAAAAAAATGCAAATGCTTCGTCCTGGCTGATGCGAAACACATGATGGATGGATGGCCAGGTAGTGGGAGCAGTGAAGGAGGTGACCCAGCGCGGGGTCAGGTTCGCGGACGGCAAGGAGGAGCAGTTCGACGCGATAATACAGGCCACGGGATACAGGAGCAACGTGCCGTCCTGGCTCAAGGTAAAATCCCCTCCATCTCTTCACCTTCCTTCCTAGTACTGCCGCCTGCAACGACACGAGGGGGGAAGAACTGAGTGACGCCGACGGACGGAAAAGGACTCGCTTTTGTTGTCCGGCGGAGGTTTGGGGGCCGGGCCTGGACGCGCTGCAGCGCTCATGTCGTGTTCGGCCATCCTGCCCCGTTGGTTGCCCTTCTCCCGAAGTGTCCCTCGCGCCAAGTGATCGAGTCAGTGAGACTCACCCGGGGGTATATATGGGCGCGTGCACAGGAGCAGGGCCCAGTCGGCTGCCCTGGCGCCGGCCGGCGTCCCTAGCTCACGAGGATGACGACGACGGGTATACGGACTCGAGACTACACTTCACTTCACTTTGGGTCCAGCGGACATACTTGTCGATCCTTTGATCAAGGGGAACGATCGATTTTCCCTAGTCTTACGGAGGTGACGTGTTCATACTTTGCAGGATGGAGATGACGTGTTCACGATAGAAGGAATGCCCAGAATCCCCTTCCCGAACGGCTGGAAAGGGAAGAACGGGCTCTACACCGTCGGGTTCTCGCAGAGGGGGCTGCTCGGCGCCTCGGCGGACGCCCTCAACATCGCCAGGGACATACATTCTCAGTGGAACGACATGATGAGCAGACCCGGTAATAATATTGTTGTGCTTCAATGTAACAACAATGCTGTTTGACTGATCGATGGACCCCCGATCGTGTAAATGTACAGAACCCAGGTGGTTATACTGATGCCTCCAAAAGGTAGCGTTGTGGATGTACATGATGACGACAACAACATGATTTTTGTTTGCCCAAGTGGTGGCCAGCTTGAAAGCCTTTAGACAGAGAATCAATGGATCTAGATATGGCTTTCTAGACGTGCCTAGTTCTAGCATTGATACGAGAGCAGCTTCCTTACGGGAGACGGGGAGAGCAGGGGGGCAACGTGAGGGAAGCCAAAGTGGCAAATGGGTGTTGTTGACAGCTCCATTGGTGGACTTGGGCTTCCTCTTCTGGGCCAAAATTaatgagaggggggggggggggggggggggggggggtatctTAAGGTTCCTGGGCCATGACTAGAATCGCGGCCCTAGTAGTCCTAGGCTTAAGCCCGCTCCTGTCCCTAGATCCACCATCTCAGTTTGGTGTGAGTTTGTGACCCATAAACAGGTCTTGCATGAGTGTTGAGTGATAACCGCACACCACTACATGGCCTTCTCCATCTTGCATCCTAAGTGCACCACCGAAAGCTCATACAGACACAAGGATTTGTGTGGCTCTTCAGCTCCTTCGTTGCCCATGTGGGTCCCTAGACCCATGAGCCTTGTCGCCATAGTCTAGCACCATTTATCATGGTGATTAACGGGTTCACTGAATGACAGCGTTGGTAGACACATACAAAGGCCTAGCAACATATGCGAGGATGCTGTGATGACCATGGAGCGATTCCTCGTCCTCTGGAACTGATGTAGAGATGTTTGATCTACTCCAGGGCGCACGAGCAATTGTTGGCTTTCGTGTTGAAGATGTGATCGGATGGATGGCCATGGGCAATCTATTGCTAGTAGGAAATCCCATAGGCCATCTTTGTGGGCCTAATCCTAGATGGCTATGAGTATACTCATCTTTGTGGGCCCACTCATAGCAAAGGAGTGCTTCTTAAACTCAAGTTTTTTTAAAAGCTGTCGCACTACAGTGTTTATCGAGCAGAATTTATGGAGCGGTCTCAACACTCTCTTGAtcatcttaggccctgtttggttacccctcctaaaagttttaggagctaaaatctgAATAGAATTTGCTTAAAGAACCAAATACATCCTCCTAAAAGCTCCTAAAGTTCATCCTGGACCCCCACTACCCCTCCTTTATTGCCCTgccctcccccctctctctcccacccGCGCCTCCCTCTTGCGGCCCCTACCCTCCACTGACGGATCCCCGCCGAATCCGTCTCCCGCGCCCCGCCCGCCCACACCTCCGGCCTCACCTCGCCGGATCCGCCGGCCCCAAACTGGTCCGCCGCTCCTTCGCGCTGGACCTGGAgatggcggcggcgctgctcgccTCCATGTACCCTCCGTCTTCCCCACCGCCATGGGGCCCGAGTCGGCGCCGCCCCTCTGACCTCCTCCCGCCGTTCCTCGTCCTCGACCCTCGCGCCGCCGGATCCGCCGACCCCCACCACCACCCTGCTCCGCCGCCCGTGCTCCCCGACGGGCAGGGGGAAGGCCGCGACCAAGACGAGGCGGCGGCACGTGGTGGAGCTGCTCACGCTCCCGTCCGTCGAGATGGCCACCTCCGTGgagacggcgaggaggaggaggagagcgagGGCCACGACGGGAGCAGAGAAGGAGCAGGGGTAAAGAGGAGGGTTGCATGGTTTATTTGCTAGTGCATTTATTGCTTTTAGTCAGTTTTATGAGATGGAACCAAATACTCTTTTAGAAGGTTTTGGCAGCCTCATAAAAGCTCCAAAAACTTTTAGCTCCTAAAATTTTTAGGAGCTTAGAAGCCTTAGCCACCCCATGATGGGCAATGGACAAAAAAAATCAAGCATGCGAGGCGAGATGCATCCGGATACTACCACGTGGAGGTGGCCGCCTCATCGGCGTCGAGGTATCGGGCTTTCCAAGTCCGCTGTCCGCAGGACATGGTATCCCTGTCGGACGCAGATTCAGTAACGTAGCTTCTTCAAGTTAGGACGTAACTTTAGCTGCTGGTATCCACCGTAGACACCGTAGACTTTCCATCCAACGGCTGCCCAAACAAGTGCCAAAGACTTAGTGCTAtgttcgcttgactgataagacatggctgaaagtactattgactgatttgttgtaagagaaaaatattgttcgttagctgaaaaaatacgacttataagtcaagcgaacaTTGCATTGGCCAATTTTTCAGCGGCGAAGGCACGCAGAGCAGACTACGCAGTACTGAAACAAGAGTAGAAAGTGATTAAAAAAAGGAACGTGTGTATGTAGCAAGAACAAAGACCTCTTTAAAATTCACAAAAAAAACCTCTTTAAATCAGTTAGAGCTAGTTATTAGCTCTTGatacttttttattttatataataaatgttgtaattttttataagatctacaactttatagttttcaaTTCATAAGTTTCAAcaatatattaatcgcgtaccacATGGAAATCACCGTGCAGCATGGCCGATCTTACCACGTGAACACATATGGTGTGATAGTGTAATTTTGCCGCGCTTGCCTAGCGTGACCAAAAGGGTTAGAAATAAAAGTAAAAATAAGTGGAGTTATTTTTAAAATAAGataattttaatatttttaatcttttttAAAAATCTTATTTCAAAAATAACCttatctatttttattttatttttatttttatttctatttctaaCTCCTTTGGCCACACCAACACCTTTGGTGCCAAAAAAAATAACGCTGCCGCCCACACACGTTGAAGCGGTAAAATCTATCACGTGAGACGATGATTTCCATGCGGTACATGATTAATATGATAGTGAAAAATTATATTATATTTTTTAGCGTCTTAACGATATCAAATGAAGGGTGggcttggtgcaagcggtagagtcttaccgcctgtgaccggaagatcCCGGATCCGAGTTgcggtcttctcgcattgcataggcaagggtaaggcttgccactgacacccttccccagactccgcacagagcgggagctgtctgcactgggtacgctctTTTAACGATATCAAATGAAAAAAGGTAAAACGAAAacattgtagatctcattgagagctagaaattttatataaaaaaatatcttTGTTTGATACCATACAAGAAATATATGATTTTTGTGAGGTAGGAAGCTCaagtacgcgattaatatatggTTGAAACTATATGTTATTTTTAGTGTATCctaatgatctcaaataaaaaaaacctaaaactataaagttgtagatctcataaaAAACTAaaactttttatataaaaagtagGTCTCACCTGGCTTCACTGCTGAAAAAATGGCTAATAACTAGCTCTAACTAATTTAAATAGATCTTTGTTCTTGCTACATAGTACACACGTTCCTATTTTTAATCACTTGCTACTTTTGTTCAGTACTGCACATTCTGCTCCAGCCTGGCTTCACTGCTGAAAAAAGTCACTGAATCTGCGTCCATCCCATGTCGCCCCCGCGCTTCAACTTTCACTGCTCACGTTAACGCCAATGTTTTTTTCGAAAACCACGTTAACGCTAAAGAAACTGGCATGTTAACGCTTGGCACTGAAACGCCATCTGGTAAGCCCATTTCCTTGATACTACATGCTTGGAAAGTTGGCAGCCCATGGCCCATGGCCAacaccgaactgctcgggatgcaCAATGAAATCTTCAAAACATCATCACATGGCGACCTTGTTGCAGATTGAGATGACACTCAAGTACTTCGAGGGCCGTGGCCCATGGCCCATGACCACAGCGGACATGCTATCGCCATAGCCTGCCTGTCGCATTCACGGTTTTGTGGCCTTTTGTAAAGAGAGAAGATACGGATATTTTCACAATATATACTCCTAAGACTTTTTATATCATTTTATAATTTATAGAAAtatagattttggtgaaaaaaaacCCTCCAACAGCATATAGAAAAGTCAGAGAATAC
Coding sequences within:
- the LOC136450210 gene encoding indole-3-pyruvate monooxygenase YUCCA1-like isoform X1, translated to MDMDDDMARQQEEQQGRARAAWVPGAVIVGAGPSGLAAAACLAARGVPATVLEMSDSLASTWRHRTYDRLTLHLPKRFCELPLLPFPRGYPAYPSKDQFVAYLESYAAAAGVAPRFGCRVEEAAFDAGAGAWAVRLAGSGELLLARWLVVATGENAVPRVPDLPGAPRFAGRVLHTCDYKSGEEFAGKKVLVVGCGNSGMEVSLDLRRHGATPSLVVRNTVHVLPREMLGLSTFGIAMALLKLLPVQVVDRILLAAARLALGDTGKLGLRRPKTGPIELKNLTGRTPVLDVGTLGHIKTGKIKVVGAVKEVTQRGVRFADGKEEQFDAIIQATGYRSNVPSWLKDGDDVFTIEGMPRIPFPNGWKGKNGLYTVGFSQRGLLGASADALNIARDIHSQWNDMMSRPGNNIVVLQCNNNAV
- the LOC136450210 gene encoding indole-3-pyruvate monooxygenase YUCCA1-like isoform X2 translates to MDMDDDMARQQEEQQGRARAAWVPGAVIVGAGPSGLAAAACLAARGVPATVLEMSDSLASTWRHRTYDRLTLHLPKRFCELPLLPFPRGYPAYPSKDQFVAYLESYAAAAGVAPRFGCRVEEAAFDAGAGAWAVRLAGSGELLLARWLVVATGENAVPRVPDLPGAPRFAGRVLHTCDYKSGEEFAGKKVLVVGCGNSGMEVSLDLRRHGATPSLVVRNTVHVLPREMLGLSTFGIAMALLKLLPVQVVDRILLAAARLALGDTGKLGLRRPKTGPIELKNLTGRTPVLDVGTLGHIKTGKIKVVGAVKEVTQRGVRFADGKEEQFDAIIQATGYRSNVPSWLKDGDDVFTIEGMPRIPFPNGWKGKNGLYTVGFSQRGLLGASADALNIARDIHSQWNDMMSRPEPRWLY